From Chloroflexota bacterium, a single genomic window includes:
- a CDS encoding glycosyltransferase family 2 protein, whose translation MMGDIGLKVAVIIPALNEEEAIGRVVRAIPPLASHVIVVDNGSTDRTAEKAREAGARVVREERKGYGYACLRGMKEAGDADVVVFLDGDYSDFPEEMGLLIGPIAQGKADLVIGSRIRGRREKGALPPQAFVANVLFSMALRLLYGLRVTDIGPFRAIRADRLFSLNMREGTYGWTLEMMIKAARRKQRVVEVPVSYRRRIGRSKVSGSLRASLKAAARMMYTILRYIAW comes from the coding sequence ATGATGGGGGATATTGGCCTCAAGGTGGCAGTCATCATCCCCGCCCTCAATGAAGAAGAAGCCATTGGCCGGGTGGTGAGGGCGATACCCCCCCTCGCCAGCCATGTCATCGTGGTGGACAACGGCTCCACCGACAGGACAGCGGAAAAGGCCCGAGAAGCAGGGGCCCGTGTGGTCCGGGAGGAGAGGAAAGGCTATGGCTATGCCTGCCTGAGGGGCATGAAGGAAGCGGGGGACGCCGATGTGGTCGTCTTCCTGGACGGGGACTACAGTGACTTCCCGGAGGAGATGGGGCTGTTGATAGGGCCTATCGCCCAGGGGAAGGCCGACCTGGTCATCGGCTCCCGCATCCGGGGCCGGAGGGAAAAGGGGGCCTTGCCTCCCCAGGCCTTCGTAGCCAACGTCCTCTTCTCCATGGCCCTGCGGCTCCTGTACGGCCTCAGGGTCACAGACATCGGCCCCTTCAGGGCCATCCGGGCCGACCGCCTCTTCTCCCTGAACATGAGGGAAGGCACCTACGGCTGGACCCTGGAGATGATGATAAAGGCCGCCAGACGAAAACAGCGGGTAGTAGAGGTGCCGGTCAGCTACCGCCGGCGGATAGGCCGCTCCAAGGTGAGCGGCTCCCTCCGGGCAAGCTTGAAAGCTGCAGCCAGGATGATGTACACTATATTGAGGTATATCGCATGGTGA
- the proB gene encoding glutamate 5-kinase, protein MPSTYKRIVAKLGTSLLTAGTGRLDLEVMASLVEQVVRLRHQGLEVIIVSSGAVAAGRQRLGDLPERRDVPFKQVLAAVGQSRLMNTYEQLFSSHDIPIAQALLTRSDISQRAGYLNARNALLALLELRVLTIVNENDVVAVEELEGATFGDNDNLSAMVANLVDADLLVILTDQDGLFTADPRQDPSARLIPRVERIDSGIERLARETAGPQGTGGMATKIEAARLATSSGIAVVIAKGRERDILPRLVSGEALGTFFPPVQSKLESRRRWLLAGPFHGRLVVDGGAARALREQNRSLLPVGVLELEGDFSRGELVQVFDREGNRLACGLSNYSSGDLKRIKGVRSERFPAILGYEYGEEVIHRNNLVVL, encoded by the coding sequence ATGCCTTCCACATACAAACGCATCGTGGCCAAGCTTGGCACCAGCCTGCTCACTGCTGGCACGGGGAGGCTGGACCTGGAGGTCATGGCCAGCCTGGTGGAGCAGGTGGTCCGACTCCGCCATCAGGGCCTGGAGGTCATCATCGTCTCCTCCGGCGCGGTGGCCGCGGGGAGGCAGAGGCTGGGGGATCTCCCCGAAAGGCGGGATGTGCCCTTCAAGCAGGTGCTGGCGGCGGTGGGGCAGAGCCGGTTGATGAACACCTATGAGCAGCTCTTCTCCTCGCATGACATCCCCATAGCCCAGGCCCTCCTCACCCGGTCCGACATCTCCCAGAGGGCGGGGTACCTCAATGCCAGGAATGCCCTGCTGGCCCTCCTGGAGCTACGGGTGCTGACAATCGTCAACGAGAACGATGTGGTGGCGGTGGAGGAGCTGGAGGGGGCCACCTTCGGCGATAACGACAACCTCTCGGCCATGGTGGCCAACCTTGTGGACGCCGACCTCCTGGTCATCCTCACCGACCAGGACGGCCTTTTCACCGCCGACCCCCGCCAGGACCCCTCCGCCCGTCTCATCCCCAGGGTGGAAAGGATAGACAGCGGCATTGAGCGGCTGGCCCGGGAGACGGCGGGGCCTCAGGGGACCGGGGGCATGGCCACCAAGATAGAGGCGGCCAGGCTAGCCACCAGCTCCGGCATCGCTGTGGTTATAGCCAAAGGGCGGGAAAGAGATATCCTCCCCCGCCTCGTCTCCGGCGAGGCCCTGGGCACCTTCTTCCCTCCTGTCCAGAGCAAGCTAGAAAGCCGGCGGCGCTGGCTCCTGGCCGGGCCTTTCCACGGCCGCTTGGTGGTGGATGGGGGGGCAGCCAGGGCACTCCGGGAGCAGAACCGCAGCCTCCTGCCCGTGGGGGTCCTGGAGCTGGAGGGGGACTTCTCCCGGGGGGAACTGGTCCAGGTCTTTGACCGGGAGGGGAACCGCCTGGCCTGCGGCCTCTCCAACTACAGTTCCGGGGACCTCAAGCGCATAAAAGGTGTGCGCTCGGAGAGGTTCCCTGCCATCCTGGGCTACGAATACGGCGAGGAGGTCATCCACCGCAACAACCTGGTGGTCCTCTAG
- a CDS encoding 4Fe-4S binding protein: MVSKGPPRKWPVRAIEVISFLAFLYAGFGYFNVNYLHWVDSFWLSTYSDRIAIVAFGIWVVARGKNRYTRNRIAIMVSLTTAGYLVIPYFLGSNFFYNHLIGSAFFFAFLLLVFSFGRRADCSWYCPCVGIRDTVGDAYRGKTLKGDFMWKLRWVKWFWLASLIVYLLLVIAVRLAPGTLAFLPANTTARYIFYFLTITNGLYFLSFLIVPWTGNRNYCRYMCPYGVTYGTIGNLLGFFKIEADRERCIYCNLCEKECDMGVPIRKLIKKHGEIKVADCVGCGRCIQVCPKGALRFSDIRDYLGFRHEFPQPLKAKPSVKRQEEEKAPAVIT; the protein is encoded by the coding sequence ATGGTGAGCAAGGGCCCGCCCAGGAAGTGGCCCGTCAGGGCGATTGAGGTAATCAGCTTCCTCGCCTTTCTTTATGCCGGTTTCGGTTACTTCAACGTTAACTACCTGCACTGGGTGGACTCATTCTGGTTGAGCACTTACTCCGACAGGATTGCCATTGTCGCCTTCGGCATCTGGGTGGTGGCCAGGGGGAAGAATAGATACACCCGGAACCGAATTGCCATAATGGTCTCCCTTACCACTGCCGGCTATCTGGTAATCCCATACTTCCTCGGCTCCAACTTCTTCTACAACCACCTCATCGGCTCTGCCTTCTTCTTCGCCTTTCTGCTGCTGGTCTTCTCTTTTGGACGGAGGGCCGACTGTAGCTGGTACTGCCCCTGCGTGGGGATACGGGATACAGTGGGGGATGCCTACAGGGGGAAGACCTTGAAGGGCGATTTCATGTGGAAACTGAGGTGGGTGAAGTGGTTTTGGCTGGCCAGCCTGATAGTCTATCTGCTCCTGGTCATAGCCGTTCGCCTTGCTCCTGGCACCCTGGCCTTTCTGCCTGCTAACACTACCGCAAGGTACATTTTCTATTTCTTGACAATCACCAACGGCCTCTACTTCCTCTCCTTCCTGATTGTCCCCTGGACCGGCAACCGGAACTACTGCCGGTATATGTGCCCCTACGGTGTCACCTATGGGACCATCGGCAACCTGTTGGGCTTCTTCAAGATTGAGGCCGACCGGGAGAGATGCATCTACTGCAATCTATGCGAAAAAGAGTGCGACATGGGGGTCCCTATCCGCAAGCTCATCAAAAAGCATGGCGAGATAAAAGTCGCCGACTGCGTGGGGTGCGGGCGATGCATCCAGGTGTGTCCAAAGGGGGCATTGCGTTTCAGCGATATCCGGGACTATCTGGGTTTCCGACACGAATTCCCCCAACCCCTCAAAGCAAAGCCTTCCGTGAAGCGTCAGGAAGAAGAGAAGGCTCCCGCTGTCATTACCTAG
- a CDS encoding DUF1614 domain-containing protein, translating to MPFLILLLLLALFLPVLLFLLFYRMVSISFVKLGIPRPLVFFLFLSILVGGLINIPVWQTQAMEPGNVFRLGHVFFLEPPRVITTIVAINVGGALIPLLLSLYLLPKAPLLRMGLGVVIVALVTNWLARVVPGEGIFLNPFIPPLVSAGAALVLGRKEAAPVAYVSGTLGTLIGADLLNLREVAQSGGTFLSIGGAGVFDGIFLVGVIAAFLSPGRRA from the coding sequence ATGCCATTCCTTATCCTGTTGCTTCTGCTCGCCCTGTTCCTTCCTGTATTGCTGTTCCTCCTCTTCTACAGGATGGTGTCCATCTCTTTCGTGAAGCTGGGCATTCCCCGGCCCCTGGTCTTTTTCCTTTTCCTGTCCATCCTGGTCGGTGGCCTCATCAATATCCCGGTATGGCAGACCCAGGCCATGGAACCAGGGAACGTATTTCGGCTCGGGCACGTCTTTTTCCTTGAACCCCCCCGGGTGATTACCACCATAGTTGCCATAAATGTGGGTGGGGCCCTTATCCCCCTGCTTCTGAGCCTCTATCTTCTGCCCAAAGCCCCCCTTCTCCGGATGGGCCTGGGCGTGGTGATAGTCGCCCTGGTGACCAACTGGCTTGCCAGGGTGGTCCCGGGTGAGGGGATATTCCTGAACCCTTTCATCCCGCCTCTCGTCTCAGCAGGGGCAGCCCTGGTGCTGGGGCGAAAGGAGGCAGCCCCGGTGGCCTATGTTTCAGGGACCCTGGGGACCCTGATAGGGGCCGACCTGCTAAACCTGAGAGAGGTGGCCCAGAGCGGGGGCACCTTTCTATCCATCGGCGGGGCCGGGGTCTTTGACGGCATCTTCCTGGTGGGGGTCATCGCCGCCTTCCTATCCCCGGGCCGCCGTGCCTGA
- a CDS encoding TIGR04282 family arsenosugar biosynthesis glycosyltransferase, with amino-acid sequence MKRALAVFARAPIPGQVKTRLAPALTPEGAAALYRCFLLDTVALAMRARSWETIIFYTPEEARQALRDMVKEPLELIPQSGGDLGERMSQAFQELFARGHRLAVVIGGDLPTLPLGRLRAAFSALEKRPVVLGPSLDGGYYLIGLQAPQPELFEGVAWGTPQVLGQTVDRLDRLDLEAECLEPWYDVDTVDDLRFLVSHLRLLMASGSPQLPHHTVDCLRQLGLL; translated from the coding sequence TTGAAAAGGGCTCTGGCCGTTTTTGCCAGAGCGCCCATACCGGGGCAGGTCAAGACCCGGCTGGCCCCTGCCCTCACCCCGGAGGGGGCAGCGGCCCTGTATCGCTGCTTCTTGCTGGACACGGTAGCGCTGGCCATGAGGGCGCGGAGCTGGGAGACAATCATATTCTATACGCCAGAGGAAGCACGACAGGCCCTGCGAGATATGGTCAAAGAGCCTCTTGAACTCATCCCCCAGAGCGGTGGCGACCTGGGTGAACGAATGAGCCAGGCCTTCCAGGAGTTGTTTGCCCGAGGGCACAGACTGGCTGTTGTGATTGGGGGAGACCTGCCCACTCTGCCTCTGGGCCGGCTGAGGGCTGCCTTTTCGGCCCTGGAGAAAAGGCCTGTGGTCCTGGGCCCCAGCCTGGATGGGGGTTACTACCTTATCGGCCTCCAGGCCCCCCAGCCGGAGCTCTTTGAGGGGGTCGCCTGGGGCACCCCCCAGGTCCTGGGACAGACTGTTGACCGGCTGGACCGGCTGGACCTTGAGGCGGAGTGCCTTGAGCCCTGGTATGATGTGGACACGGTTGATGACCTCCGCTTCCTCGTTTCCCATCTGAGACTGCTCATGGCCAGCGGGAGCCCCCAACTACCTCACCACACTGTGGACTGCCTCCGCCAGCTTGGACTGCTGTGA